Proteins from a genomic interval of Solidesulfovibrio sp.:
- the thiD gene encoding bifunctional hydroxymethylpyrimidine kinase/phosphomethylpyrimidine kinase, which produces MLPPCVLTVAGSDSGGGAGIQADLKTFMMQGCYGLSAITALTAQNTRAVTAIEAPTPGFVAEQLRAVLADFPIKAAKTGMLFSAPIIEAVADALGTRDFPLVVDPVCVAQSGARLLLPEAMEALVVRMLPLADLLTPNRLEAEALAGMAVTTRADAGEAASRLLALGAKAVLLKGGHFADGAGGSAATITDLLVTADGISLEYVRPRLATKNAHGTGCTLSAAIAAHLALGKGLAEAVAAGRDYLQLALETAWPLGGGDGPVNHLAPYQQALERLRGREGASSGAAFLEGKAFP; this is translated from the coding sequence ATGCTGCCGCCTTGCGTCCTGACCGTGGCCGGTTCCGACAGCGGTGGCGGGGCCGGCATCCAGGCCGACCTCAAGACCTTCATGATGCAGGGCTGCTACGGCCTGTCGGCCATAACGGCGCTCACCGCCCAGAACACCCGCGCCGTCACGGCCATCGAGGCGCCGACACCGGGGTTCGTGGCCGAGCAGTTGCGCGCGGTCCTGGCCGATTTCCCCATCAAGGCGGCCAAGACGGGCATGCTGTTTTCCGCGCCCATCATCGAAGCCGTGGCCGATGCGCTCGGGACCAGGGATTTTCCCCTGGTCGTCGATCCGGTTTGCGTGGCCCAATCCGGGGCGCGGCTGCTGCTGCCCGAGGCCATGGAGGCGCTTGTCGTCCGCATGCTGCCCCTGGCCGACCTGCTGACCCCCAACCGCCTGGAGGCCGAGGCGTTGGCGGGCATGGCCGTGACCACGCGCGCGGACGCCGGCGAGGCGGCGTCGCGCCTGCTGGCCTTGGGGGCCAAGGCGGTGCTGCTCAAGGGAGGCCATTTCGCCGATGGGGCAGGGGGGAGCGCGGCCACGATCACGGACCTGCTGGTCACGGCGGACGGGATTTCGCTGGAGTACGTCCGGCCGCGCCTGGCCACGAAAAACGCCCACGGCACGGGCTGCACCCTGTCGGCGGCCATCGCCGCCCATCTGGCCCTGGGCAAGGGCCTGGCCGAGGCGGTTGCGGCGGGGCGCGACTACCTGCAACTGGCCCTGGAGACGGCCTGGCCGCTTGGCGGCGGCGACGGGCCGGTCAACCATCTGGCGCCGTACCAGCAGGCCTTGGAGCGCCTGCGAGGACGGGAAGGGGCGTCGTCCGGCGCGGCCTTTTTGGAGGGGAAGGCGTTTCCCTGA
- a CDS encoding type II toxin-antitoxin system HicB family antitoxin: MNAMTYKGYTGIFEFIPDDNEFHGRVIGIRDVIHFSGSSVDELRQALADSVEDYLDLCAQTGRTPEKPYSGQFRLRLSPEVHRLLAVAAKAKGKSLNEFVADAAEKAARDAVL, encoded by the coding sequence ATGAACGCCATGACATACAAGGGGTATACGGGGATTTTTGAATTCATTCCCGATGACAATGAATTCCATGGTCGCGTGATCGGCATCCGCGATGTGATCCATTTCTCCGGCAGCTCGGTCGATGAACTGCGCCAAGCCCTGGCCGATTCCGTGGAGGATTATCTTGATCTGTGCGCCCAGACAGGCAGAACTCCGGAAAAGCCCTACTCCGGGCAATTCCGGCTGCGTTTGTCCCCGGAGGTGCATCGGCTTTTGGCCGTTGCCGCCAAGGCCAAGGGCAAGAGCCTGAACGAATTCGTAGCCGATGCGGCCGAAAAAGCGGCGCGGGATGCTGTTCTGTGA
- a CDS encoding type II toxin-antitoxin system HicA family toxin: MERRQVPALDKVPFVGTICMMNSRNQKTLVAIFARPTLPNIRWEDIEALFRALNAVVTEGRGSRVRVILNGVAATFHRPHPGPVAKKGAVESVRELLKNAGVTP; the protein is encoded by the coding sequence ATGGAGCGAAGACAGGTTCCCGCACTTGACAAGGTTCCATTTGTTGGTACCATTTGTATGATGAATAGTCGGAACCAAAAGACGCTCGTCGCGATCTTTGCCCGCCCAACCCTCCCGAATATCCGGTGGGAAGACATCGAGGCACTGTTCCGCGCCTTGAACGCCGTGGTCACCGAAGGCCGGGGATCGCGAGTCCGGGTCATCCTTAACGGCGTGGCGGCCACGTTCCATCGGCCGCATCCCGGGCCCGTCGCCAAGAAAGGCGCGGTGGAAAGTGTCAGGGAGTTGTTAAAAAACGCAGGAGTGACGCCATGA
- a CDS encoding replicative DNA helicase — MVASRRSRLEPGPADLSTMLLRNVPPHNREAEQAVLGGVLLKPSLLDKLVSELRRGDFYDPRHQLVWEAMAGLWRGNKPVDLVTLAEALAAAGSLEKVGGAAYLAELSSFTISAAHALHHAGIMRGHAKRRAMLDMGRRMIEIAYDPERDPSEFVGIAQLAADAVLKDRLDAHGESPAEFLDPYTHYLERLEESGGGGVATPFWKLNALIRSFMPGEMIVIGARPSHGKTALALTLAEHAVGLGHPSGIFSLEMAKYQLLNRIFSSGTGVAAQRFRDGKFSDDDWARIYALCDRMRDMPLRIYDKPARKPSDIRATCRRWRQDGGLDIVFIDYAQLIPPDGHHHNREQEIASISRSIKLLAEDLALPVVLLAQVNREVAKRKSPKLVESDLRESGAIEQDADIILLIQPWDRSGREDIQFTQLTVAKSRNSMTGDVPVAYNRKNVRFEQDDRLN; from the coding sequence ATGGTCGCGTCGCGACGTTCTAGACTTGAACCGGGGCCGGCTGACCTGTCCACGATGCTGCTGCGCAACGTGCCGCCACACAACCGGGAGGCCGAGCAAGCGGTGCTCGGCGGCGTGCTCCTCAAGCCGTCGCTTCTGGATAAGCTGGTGTCCGAACTGCGGCGAGGGGACTTCTACGACCCGCGCCACCAACTGGTCTGGGAGGCCATGGCCGGCTTGTGGCGAGGCAACAAGCCGGTTGACCTGGTCACGCTGGCCGAGGCGCTCGCGGCTGCTGGCAGCCTCGAAAAGGTCGGAGGAGCCGCCTATCTGGCCGAGCTTTCCTCCTTCACCATCAGCGCCGCCCATGCCCTGCACCATGCCGGCATCATGCGGGGCCACGCCAAGCGCCGGGCCATGTTGGATATGGGGCGGCGCATGATCGAGATCGCCTACGATCCGGAGCGCGATCCATCCGAGTTCGTGGGCATCGCCCAATTGGCCGCCGATGCCGTGCTCAAGGACCGCCTCGATGCCCATGGCGAGTCGCCGGCCGAATTCCTGGACCCTTACACCCACTATCTTGAACGGCTGGAGGAATCCGGCGGCGGTGGGGTGGCCACGCCGTTTTGGAAACTGAACGCGTTGATCCGTTCGTTCATGCCAGGCGAAATGATCGTCATCGGCGCCCGGCCGAGCCACGGCAAGACGGCGCTGGCCCTGACCCTTGCCGAGCATGCCGTGGGCCTTGGCCATCCGTCCGGCATCTTCTCCCTGGAGATGGCCAAGTATCAACTGCTCAACCGTATCTTCTCCTCGGGTACAGGCGTGGCGGCCCAGCGGTTTCGGGACGGGAAGTTCTCGGATGACGACTGGGCCCGCATCTACGCCCTGTGCGACCGCATGCGGGATATGCCGCTGCGCATTTACGACAAGCCCGCCCGCAAGCCTTCCGACATCCGGGCCACCTGCCGGCGCTGGCGTCAGGACGGCGGCCTGGACATCGTGTTCATCGACTACGCGCAACTCATCCCGCCGGATGGCCACCACCACAACCGGGAACAGGAGATCGCCTCCATCTCCCGGTCCATCAAGCTCCTGGCCGAAGATCTGGCCTTGCCCGTGGTGCTGCTGGCCCAGGTCAACCGCGAGGTGGCCAAGCGGAAATCGCCCAAGCTGGTGGAATCCGACCTCCGGGAGTCGGGCGCCATCGAACAGGATGCCGACATCATCCTGCTGATCCAGCCCTGGGACCGCTCGGGGCGCGAGGACATCCAGTTCACGCAGCTGACCGTGGCCAAGAGCCGCAACTCCATGACGGGCGACGTGCCGGTGGCATACAACAGAAAAAACGTGCGATTCGAGCAGGATGACCGGCTGAATTAG
- a CDS encoding tyrosine-type recombinase/integrase, producing the protein MTPNNHAPQGAAIAVDPIKSKKALGTIAKLLYDRPRDHALFVVGIHSALRASDLLALTVGGIKAVLDDPDDGDVVREKKTGNLRRISANKAVRAAVERLLASRPYQDSDLLFQGKRGPLTASWLRRLVIGWCAAVNLPGHFGSHTLRKTWGYHMRVTCGVDIPTLMAVFGHATQRQTLDYLCIQPDEIRSVYAFELV; encoded by the coding sequence ATGACGCCCAACAACCACGCCCCGCAAGGGGCGGCCATCGCCGTGGACCCGATCAAAAGCAAAAAGGCGCTCGGGACCATCGCCAAGCTGCTCTACGATCGGCCGCGCGACCATGCGCTGTTCGTGGTCGGGATCCACTCGGCCTTGCGGGCCAGTGACCTGTTGGCCTTGACGGTCGGCGGCATCAAGGCCGTCCTGGACGATCCGGACGACGGCGACGTGGTGCGGGAGAAAAAGACCGGCAACCTGCGCCGGATCAGCGCCAACAAGGCCGTCAGGGCGGCCGTGGAGCGGCTTTTGGCTTCCAGGCCCTACCAGGACTCGGACTTGCTCTTCCAGGGCAAGCGGGGGCCGCTGACGGCGTCATGGCTGCGCCGCCTGGTCATCGGCTGGTGCGCGGCCGTCAACCTGCCCGGCCATTTCGGCAGCCACACCTTGCGCAAGACCTGGGGCTATCACATGCGCGTGACCTGCGGCGTGGACATTCCCACGCTGATGGCCGTCTTTGGCCACGCGACGCAACGGCAAACCCTTGATTACCTGTGCATTCAGCCCGACGAAATCCGGTCAGTCTACGCCTTCGAGCTGGTGTGA
- a CDS encoding phage terminase large subunit family protein — protein sequence MADFLTKVQTVVTMPEQPPPGGVGAWAVQAGIKLDRGPFSFKRHEFLEEPYADEHPQQVDIKATQSGNTTEALLSSIYAGVYRGFVGVLYLFPSAKGVGDFSRTRVSPLFDRNPDTIGKYVRDTDAVGVKRIKDCNLLFRGVRSKESIVSDPVDRVVVDEKDLMPEGVDDIARERLAHSDFRWWKELSNPSIPDFGVDKTYKLSDGRRWLLRCPRCNGWTDPVSEWERNAKPDERGLPDLIWERKDGSVVLRCMKCREGVLDPAIGQWVAQRPGVTAWRGRQYSQLFSQYVPLSDIVDRYLHATSLQAVYNFKLGLAYIESSNRLSEEEVLALCGSHGVAASDPGPCYIGVDQGKHLHTLILRRDTGAIVHLGVYKEWEELDPLIENFHIARGVVDGMPEARAARDLAKRHVLNDMPKIYLCQYDENMRGDYAWNDARMSVKVNRTESLDGSQGKVRKKDVFLPKQCEIVEDFARHMHNTAKKLEDSEKNGVVSQRYVYVKLGPDHFAHAYNYACIAAYGAPSSYFDGADLR from the coding sequence ATGGCCGACTTCCTGACCAAGGTACAGACCGTGGTCACGATGCCGGAGCAACCTCCTCCTGGTGGCGTGGGGGCGTGGGCGGTGCAGGCGGGCATCAAGCTCGACCGAGGGCCTTTTTCATTCAAGCGCCATGAGTTCCTGGAGGAACCATATGCTGACGAGCATCCGCAGCAGGTGGACATCAAGGCTACCCAGAGCGGTAATACCACAGAAGCGTTATTGAGTTCGATCTATGCTGGCGTCTATCGCGGCTTCGTCGGCGTGCTCTACCTCTTCCCGAGCGCCAAAGGCGTGGGTGATTTCTCCAGGACCCGCGTATCCCCTCTCTTTGATCGTAACCCGGATACCATCGGCAAGTATGTTCGTGACACGGATGCGGTAGGCGTGAAGCGCATCAAGGACTGCAATCTGCTGTTTCGCGGTGTGCGATCCAAGGAATCCATCGTTTCCGACCCAGTGGATAGGGTCGTTGTGGACGAAAAGGATCTCATGCCGGAGGGTGTCGATGATATCGCCCGGGAGCGATTGGCGCACTCCGACTTCCGCTGGTGGAAAGAGCTCTCCAATCCCTCGATCCCGGATTTTGGCGTGGACAAGACCTACAAGCTCTCGGACGGACGACGCTGGTTGCTCCGGTGCCCGCGTTGCAACGGGTGGACCGACCCGGTGAGTGAATGGGAGCGAAACGCCAAGCCGGATGAGCGGGGGTTGCCGGACCTGATCTGGGAGCGCAAGGACGGTTCCGTGGTCCTGCGCTGCATGAAGTGTCGTGAAGGCGTACTCGACCCGGCCATCGGCCAGTGGGTGGCCCAGCGGCCGGGCGTCACGGCCTGGAGAGGCCGCCAATATTCTCAGCTCTTTTCCCAGTATGTGCCATTGTCCGATATCGTAGACCGATATCTGCATGCCACGAGTTTGCAGGCTGTTTACAATTTCAAACTTGGGTTGGCCTATATTGAGTCCTCAAATCGGTTAAGTGAAGAGGAAGTCCTGGCTCTTTGCGGTTCTCATGGCGTGGCTGCTTCTGACCCAGGCCCCTGCTATATTGGCGTTGACCAGGGTAAGCACCTCCATACCCTCATCTTGCGCCGAGACACGGGTGCCATTGTCCATCTGGGTGTCTACAAGGAGTGGGAGGAGCTTGATCCGCTGATCGAAAATTTCCATATCGCCCGGGGTGTTGTCGACGGTATGCCCGAGGCCCGCGCCGCCAGGGACCTGGCCAAGCGGCATGTGCTCAACGACATGCCCAAAATCTATCTCTGCCAGTACGACGAAAATATGCGGGGTGACTACGCCTGGAACGATGCGAGAATGTCCGTCAAGGTCAACCGCACCGAATCGCTCGACGGTTCGCAGGGGAAGGTGCGCAAGAAAGACGTGTTCCTGCCAAAGCAGTGTGAGATCGTGGAGGATTTTGCCAGGCACATGCATAACACGGCAAAAAAACTCGAAGACTCCGAAAAAAACGGAGTAGTTTCCCAGCGATACGTTTATGTGAAGCTTGGACCTGATCACTTCGCCCATGCTTACAACTATGCCTGTATTGCTGCTTATGGGGCACCATCTTCCTATTTTGACGGTGCGGACTTGCGTTAG
- a CDS encoding transglycosylase SLT domain-containing protein produces the protein MSAFPALSKNQLLQLVDEGVQAYGIVPAVITWGVIQVESGGDLWAWNPEPKWRWFWNVRTNKAFRAVSATEIASETPPEDFPSPRSGVDPDAEWWGQQASWGLMQIMGAVARENGFVGPFLNALHDPAINVQIGCKVLAGYARRYLAKYGWEGVLRAYNGGPYAVVHNTNPKYPAKVREVLGGRFPDA, from the coding sequence ATGTCCGCTTTCCCTGCCCTCTCGAAAAACCAACTTCTGCAACTCGTTGATGAAGGCGTGCAGGCCTACGGCATCGTGCCGGCGGTAATCACCTGGGGGGTGATCCAGGTCGAATCCGGTGGCGATCTGTGGGCCTGGAACCCGGAACCGAAGTGGCGTTGGTTCTGGAACGTGAGGACCAACAAGGCATTCCGGGCCGTAAGCGCGACCGAAATCGCTTCCGAGACACCTCCAGAGGACTTCCCTTCCCCCCGGAGCGGGGTGGACCCGGACGCCGAGTGGTGGGGGCAACAGGCCTCCTGGGGCCTCATGCAGATCATGGGGGCCGTGGCCCGGGAAAACGGCTTTGTCGGCCCCTTCCTCAACGCCCTTCATGATCCGGCCATCAATGTCCAGATCGGCTGCAAGGTCCTGGCCGGCTACGCCCGGCGCTACCTGGCCAAGTACGGCTGGGAGGGCGTGCTGCGCGCCTACAACGGCGGCCCCTATGCCGTCGTGCACAATACCAATCCCAAATACCCGGCCAAGGTCCGCGAAGTGCTCGGGGGGAGGTTTCCCGATGCGTAA